In Deltaproteobacteria bacterium, a genomic segment contains:
- a CDS encoding O-antigen ligase family protein, translated as MFYALGFLLINFASYFLAISRGPFWGLFAYMNIYFNSPQEIINWWTLYLPFHRWSLLTSLVLFVSLAIHWGKTSDHKFRNARWVYVFLALSAVVCFTNAFNPKDANQYLYSLLTYSIIVFILIKSITSVDQFRLFCLSAIVFAAGLSVKAYLTGKRVHARLEYGGSADAYGSNEFSLLLAGIIPLMLPFFKSGKPYEKIICILSLPFLLNALVLCNSRGSFIAFAGAIVIATIISFDKEITRYFLVLLMLGLPLLLYLSDEYFIDRLSSLVGADEAIESVEGARELSSGRTEIWSYGIDMAGDNLFGAGPNAFKELARFYMPEEVLTFHPGAKYGVRSAHNTYLQVLVEQGVLGFIVWIAMCLHSYLLIVKSFNRVKRVDLDSQFWKFSLFALNISFASIMIGGLVNSRVYYEFFWWQVALIAVVTSLVSREIEDKVNPVDENDEKRIY; from the coding sequence ATGTTTTATGCTTTAGGCTTCCTTTTAATAAATTTCGCCAGTTACTTTCTCGCCATTTCGAGAGGACCTTTCTGGGGATTATTCGCCTATATGAATATCTATTTCAATTCCCCTCAGGAAATTATAAACTGGTGGACTCTCTACCTGCCCTTTCACCGCTGGAGCCTGCTCACATCGCTTGTCCTTTTTGTTTCATTGGCCATTCACTGGGGCAAGACCTCGGACCATAAGTTTAGAAATGCCAGGTGGGTCTATGTATTTTTAGCGCTAAGTGCTGTGGTATGTTTTACAAATGCCTTTAACCCCAAAGATGCAAACCAGTATTTATATTCTCTTTTAACCTATTCGATTATTGTTTTCATCCTCATAAAAAGCATTACCTCTGTCGATCAATTCCGTTTATTCTGCCTGAGCGCTATCGTTTTTGCCGCCGGCCTTTCAGTTAAGGCCTACCTGACAGGCAAGCGCGTGCATGCCAGGCTGGAGTACGGCGGTTCTGCCGACGCCTACGGATCGAATGAATTTTCATTGCTTCTGGCAGGAATTATTCCATTGATGCTGCCTTTTTTTAAAAGTGGAAAACCCTATGAGAAGATTATCTGCATATTGTCTCTCCCTTTTTTATTAAATGCCTTGGTCCTTTGCAACAGCCGGGGTTCTTTTATTGCCTTTGCAGGGGCCATCGTCATCGCCACAATCATCTCTTTTGACAAGGAAATTACCAGATATTTCCTGGTTTTACTTATGCTGGGCCTTCCTTTGCTGCTTTATTTATCGGATGAATATTTTATAGACAGGCTCTCTTCTCTCGTCGGTGCAGACGAGGCCATAGAGAGTGTCGAGGGAGCAAGAGAACTTTCCAGCGGAAGAACGGAGATATGGTCTTACGGGATCGACATGGCCGGGGACAACCTTTTTGGCGCCGGACCTAATGCATTTAAAGAGTTGGCCCGCTTCTACATGCCGGAAGAGGTGTTGACATTTCATCCCGGTGCAAAGTATGGCGTCCGTTCAGCGCACAACACTTATTTGCAGGTCCTCGTTGAGCAGGGGGTTTTGGGGTTCATTGTATGGATCGCCATGTGTCTGCATAGCTACCTGTTGATCGTTAAGTCTTTTAACCGGGTGAAAAGGGTGGACCTGGATTCGCAGTTCTGGAAGTTTTCGCTTTTTGCTTTAAACATTTCCTTTGCTTCCATAATGATCGGCGGCCTGGTTAATTCGAGAGTGTATTATGAGTTTTTCTGGTGGCAAGTTGCCCTTATTGCCGTGGTAACGTCACTTGTTAGCAGGGAAATTGAAGATAAGGTTAATCCTGTTGATGAGAATGATGAAAAGAGGATTTACTGA
- a CDS encoding glycosyltransferase has product MSDKCFLVFSDDFGEHPSSCQHIFRSIPTEHPVLWVNTIGMRSPRLTWRDLNKAFLKAGRMLSGLFKGGSKKVSTGHIKVCQPPMLPFLNIPFVRTFNKRSVTGHVKRKLEGLDMKSPICVITAPNACDYIGQFNESRIVYYCVDDFAEWPGLDKSLVQSMESDLIDKSDRFVATSQDLADKLEQKGKKAHLLTHGVDYTFFQKASQKEHPLLAHIPKPRVGYFGLFDGRSDLDLIKAVAAGMPDISFVVTGNTEVDISDMRKIKNIYFTGSIPYSELPQMAKGWDICMLPYLVNVLTNAIQPLKIKEYLATGKPIISTPIKEACNLSDYVNIAATADEWENSIRSNLGPLSHDLIKKRTDFLKNESWACKAEKFFKLCLED; this is encoded by the coding sequence ATGTCTGATAAGTGTTTTCTTGTTTTTTCTGATGATTTTGGAGAGCACCCCTCCAGTTGTCAGCATATTTTCCGCTCTATTCCAACCGAGCATCCCGTTTTATGGGTCAATACCATCGGCATGCGCTCTCCCCGTTTGACATGGAGGGATTTAAATAAAGCCTTTCTTAAGGCAGGAAGAATGCTTTCCGGTTTATTTAAGGGAGGAAGTAAAAAAGTCTCAACGGGCCATATCAAAGTCTGCCAGCCGCCAATGCTGCCTTTTTTAAATATTCCTTTTGTAAGAACCTTTAATAAAAGAAGCGTTACGGGGCATGTAAAGAGGAAACTGGAAGGGCTCGATATGAAATCGCCCATTTGTGTCATTACTGCGCCCAATGCCTGTGATTATATCGGCCAATTTAATGAGAGCCGGATTGTTTATTATTGTGTCGATGATTTTGCCGAGTGGCCCGGCCTGGATAAGTCACTTGTGCAATCCATGGAAAGTGATCTCATCGATAAGTCCGACCGGTTTGTGGCCACCTCTCAAGACCTTGCTGATAAACTGGAGCAAAAAGGCAAGAAGGCCCATCTTTTAACGCATGGCGTCGATTATACGTTTTTTCAGAAGGCCTCTCAAAAGGAACACCCGCTTCTGGCCCATATTCCGAAACCGAGAGTTGGATATTTTGGTTTGTTTGACGGCAGGAGTGACTTGGATTTAATTAAAGCCGTTGCAGCCGGAATGCCGGACATATCTTTTGTTGTTACGGGAAATACAGAGGTCGATATTTCGGACATGAGGAAGATAAAGAATATCTATTTTACAGGAAGTATACCCTACAGTGAATTACCTCAAATGGCTAAAGGCTGGGACATCTGTATGCTTCCCTACCTTGTGAATGTATTAACCAATGCCATTCAGCCCTTAAAAATTAAAGAGTACCTCGCTACGGGCAAGCCGATTATCAGCACGCCCATTAAAGAAGCATGTAATTTGAGCGATTATGTAAACATTGCTGCAACAGCGGATGAGTGGGAAAATAGCATTCGCAGTAATTTAGGGCCTCTTTCCCATGATTTAATTAAAAAAAGAACAGACTTTTTGAAGAATGAGTCCTGGGCATGCAAGGCTGAAAAGTTCTTTAAGCTATGCCTCGAAGATTAA
- a CDS encoding acyltransferase, with product MGKTVKEYNNNYSILFGLLCFGVVYLHSDWAGGFDIYTFGVKSSLLKKLSALLLMSIVPSFFILWGYLSCKYFYSHERPLQFLKKKIIQFYPLYFFSFTINMVTRSDYMFDLPRWKLVLALMGMYYESGLWGGGHIFLVVLAVIITISIFKLFNLRRRGIFLCGIMVLIAAKALPHESDLCYIKYFGYYAAFFLGALLKHYSAFDGPLYLKNTFERALMLAIMGVGMMTPLLNFFKIYALEIEYNPNSPEQLFFSVLLIYLLSRMLDRLPYLRDRFFLGKVIHKIGNNAYGHFILQSHIIRLIIYLNSFLLVNKFVLQLFIIIFTSSIVVYLLLPIYRSTETLVFKVLPS from the coding sequence ATGGGTAAGACAGTCAAAGAATATAACAATAATTATTCAATCCTTTTTGGTCTTTTATGTTTCGGCGTCGTCTATTTGCATTCAGACTGGGCCGGTGGTTTTGATATCTATACTTTTGGTGTTAAGAGCAGTCTTTTAAAAAAGTTATCTGCACTTCTTCTCATGTCCATTGTTCCTTCTTTTTTCATTTTATGGGGATATTTATCCTGTAAATATTTTTATTCTCATGAGAGGCCCCTGCAATTTTTAAAGAAAAAAATCATCCAGTTTTACCCGCTTTATTTTTTTTCTTTCACCATCAATATGGTGACCCGGTCAGATTATATGTTTGACCTTCCCCGGTGGAAGCTTGTTCTTGCTCTCATGGGCATGTATTACGAATCCGGCCTCTGGGGAGGGGGACATATTTTCCTTGTCGTGCTGGCTGTCATTATAACGATAAGCATTTTTAAGCTCTTTAATTTAAGGCGCAGGGGAATCTTTCTGTGCGGCATAATGGTTTTGATAGCGGCAAAAGCGCTGCCTCATGAATCGGACCTTTGTTATATAAAGTATTTCGGCTATTATGCCGCTTTTTTTCTTGGTGCCCTGTTAAAACATTATTCCGCATTTGACGGCCCTCTCTATTTAAAAAATACTTTCGAAAGAGCGTTAATGCTGGCAATTATGGGTGTGGGCATGATGACGCCGCTTCTTAATTTCTTTAAAATCTATGCTCTTGAAATTGAGTATAATCCCAATTCACCGGAGCAGCTCTTTTTCAGTGTTCTTCTTATCTATCTATTGTCAAGAATGCTGGACCGGCTGCCTTATCTGCGGGATCGCTTCTTTTTAGGCAAAGTTATTCACAAAATCGGAAATAATGCCTATGGCCACTTTATTTTGCAATCACATATTATTCGTCTCATTATCTATTTAAATTCATTCCTCCTGGTAAACAAATTTGTTTTACAATTATTTATTATTATTTTTACCTCATCTATTGTCGTTTATCTGCTGCTGCCCATTTACAGGAGCACGGAAACACTTGTTTTCAAGGTATTGCCTTCATGA
- a CDS encoding DUF362 domain-containing protein yields MIKKVSRRLFLKMTALFAFFLSIGKVDYSYASGADATGSMPGGEGGEKMNPGVDEDGLSRVYIASGHSPEENIKEAVRLMGGIEKMIGTDDIVVLKPNAQWWNQGTTNTNNMKGFIEGVLAIKDFRGEIIIAENHHYKELDSRGWTTEERNGDYNLNELVQYFNDAGFANVSKYHWVDGGPNPQPQEGTGGGGQRVPSVSEGDGYVWLKDEIYVSPENRKCMMTCPVFTSPYSGAKIDLKKGVLEGGEYIDKVKLVNFSCLNHHGQSFGVTASIKNLMGVVDLTCGYHGTEPEGFYNVHFVGEMSLLYKSGIGLKYYGKRFGFGSAFGKKMQEMGSWSTQYTGGALGHWMKRVKMPDINILAAEYVGWGGRGRKGPEKRERANTVAISHDPVALDYVGAMHILLPATPEKETFYRNLNNPHKKPFRSFLEECHRQGIGNLDAQKIKIIRSTSQ; encoded by the coding sequence GTGATCAAAAAGGTATCAAGGCGGCTGTTTCTCAAAATGACGGCTCTCTTTGCATTTTTCTTATCTATTGGCAAAGTGGATTATTCCTATGCTTCCGGCGCTGATGCAACAGGCAGCATGCCGGGAGGGGAGGGAGGGGAAAAAATGAATCCGGGCGTTGATGAAGACGGCCTGTCAAGGGTCTATATTGCATCAGGGCATTCACCTGAAGAAAATATAAAAGAAGCCGTCCGTCTTATGGGTGGAATTGAAAAAATGATTGGAACCGATGATATTGTTGTGCTAAAACCCAATGCCCAGTGGTGGAACCAGGGCACGACGAACACAAACAATATGAAAGGTTTCATTGAAGGGGTACTTGCAATAAAAGATTTTAGGGGGGAAATAATTATTGCAGAGAATCACCACTATAAGGAACTGGATTCCCGCGGATGGACGACTGAAGAGAGAAACGGCGATTATAATCTTAATGAACTGGTTCAATATTTTAATGATGCCGGTTTTGCCAATGTGAGCAAATATCACTGGGTCGATGGAGGGCCTAATCCGCAGCCGCAGGAGGGCACCGGCGGCGGCGGCCAAAGGGTCCCGTCTGTTTCAGAGGGTGATGGGTATGTATGGCTGAAAGATGAAATCTATGTCAGTCCGGAAAATAGAAAGTGCATGATGACCTGTCCCGTCTTTACCTCTCCCTACAGCGGCGCAAAAATTGATCTTAAAAAAGGTGTTTTGGAGGGCGGCGAGTATATTGATAAGGTCAAGCTGGTAAACTTTTCATGCCTCAACCATCACGGACAATCATTCGGGGTTACCGCTTCCATAAAAAACCTTATGGGTGTTGTCGATCTTACCTGCGGTTATCACGGAACAGAGCCCGAAGGATTTTATAATGTTCACTTTGTTGGAGAAATGTCTCTTCTTTATAAATCAGGCATTGGTCTCAAATACTATGGGAAACGTTTCGGTTTTGGTTCTGCTTTCGGAAAAAAAATGCAGGAAATGGGTTCATGGAGCACTCAATATACGGGAGGGGCGCTCGGCCACTGGATGAAAAGGGTCAAAATGCCGGATATTAATATTCTGGCTGCTGAATATGTCGGTTGGGGAGGCAGAGGCCGGAAAGGCCCTGAAAAGAGAGAAAGAGCGAATACCGTCGCTATTTCTCACGACCCTGTTGCTCTCGATTATGTGGGGGCCATGCATATTTTATTGCCCGCAACGCCTGAAAAAGAAACTTTTTATAGAAATCTGAACAATCCCCATAAGAAACCCTTCCGTTCATTTTTGGAGGAATGTCATCGTCAGGGGATTGGTAATCTTGATGCGCAAAAAATTAAAATCATAAGAAGTACCTCACAGTAA
- a CDS encoding oligosaccharide flippase family protein produces MLNIKAQYHNLKNKLEDKLLKRIVKNSGVILFGNSTAAGLGIISFTILAGQVGPESLAILVLAQTYALIINDIFNIQTWESMVKFGASELKSERIKNVIKTNLILDFASAIIAFGFALMLVKTVGRLLGWQSSFFPFLSLYSASILFNITTLTIGIPRLFNKFASIAKIQVVMAVIKLCAVLYAMASSSTFTVYIYIYLVVDILTNLSLNIYSIRLLTQKYGRTWIREKIAFDKNQLKFIWWTNLRTIIRIPVRHLDMIVISSVLSVKMVGIYKVYKEIAGLINRVGEPINQSMFPEFTKLIGSNNLGDAAGITKKTMLILLGVGSAVTLGLLLTSRFLVGTFFGEEYLQEIYALYLMLFFFSMSFITVPINSLFIAAGFAKYSFMVLLFTNTIYLMTLFSLGKLIGIYGIIAAFALQLVLNKGLKVFLLKRYYHEWGTVIR; encoded by the coding sequence ATGCTGAATATAAAGGCTCAATATCATAACTTGAAGAATAAGCTTGAAGATAAATTACTGAAAAGAATCGTAAAAAATTCGGGCGTTATTTTATTCGGCAACTCGACGGCCGCAGGCCTGGGCATTATATCTTTTACCATACTGGCCGGCCAGGTAGGGCCCGAATCTCTGGCTATTTTAGTGCTTGCCCAGACATACGCCCTCATTATTAATGATATTTTTAATATACAGACATGGGAGTCAATGGTTAAGTTCGGCGCTTCTGAATTAAAATCAGAGCGAATCAAAAATGTGATTAAAACGAATTTGATACTGGATTTTGCCAGCGCAATTATTGCATTTGGCTTTGCCCTGATGCTTGTAAAAACGGTGGGCCGCCTTTTGGGCTGGCAAAGCTCTTTTTTCCCTTTTTTGTCTCTATACAGCGCTAGCATTCTTTTTAATATAACGACCCTTACCATAGGAATTCCCAGGCTTTTTAACAAGTTTGCTTCCATTGCAAAAATTCAGGTCGTCATGGCAGTTATTAAGCTTTGTGCCGTATTATATGCAATGGCAAGTTCGTCAACTTTTACGGTCTATATCTATATCTATTTAGTCGTCGATATTCTGACAAATTTATCCCTCAATATTTACAGCATAAGATTGCTAACGCAAAAATACGGCAGAACATGGATAAGGGAGAAAATAGCTTTTGATAAAAACCAGCTGAAATTTATCTGGTGGACCAATCTTCGCACCATTATAAGGATTCCCGTGCGTCACCTGGATATGATTGTTATCAGTTCTGTTTTATCCGTCAAAATGGTTGGTATCTATAAAGTTTACAAAGAGATAGCAGGACTGATAAACAGGGTTGGAGAACCGATCAATCAGTCCATGTTCCCTGAATTTACAAAACTGATCGGCAGTAATAATCTCGGTGATGCTGCCGGTATAACCAAAAAAACCATGCTCATATTGCTGGGCGTCGGTTCTGCCGTTACTCTGGGTCTGCTCCTTACATCCAGATTTCTTGTGGGAACCTTTTTCGGAGAAGAATATCTTCAGGAAATATATGCCTTGTACCTGATGCTCTTCTTTTTTTCAATGAGCTTTATTACCGTTCCCATTAATTCCCTTTTCATTGCTGCCGGCTTTGCAAAGTATAGTTTTATGGTCCTGTTATTTACGAACACTATTTATTTAATGACTCTTTTCAGCCTTGGTAAGTTAATAGGCATCTATGGTATTATTGCGGCATTTGCCCTTCAGCTGGTATTAAATAAGGGATTAAAGGTCTTTCTGCTGAAAAGATATTACCATGAATGGGGCACGGTTATCCGGTAG